NNNNNNNNNNNNNNNNNNNNNNNNNNNNNNNNNNNNNNNNNNNNNNNNNNNNNNNNNNNNNNNNNNNNNNNNNNNNNNNNNNNNNNNNNNNNNNNNNNNNNNNNNNNNNNNNNNNNNNNNNNNNNNNNNNNNNNNNNNNNNNNNNNNNNTTACTTCTGATTCAATTGATGGCTTTTTCATTCCCAAAATTTTAAGGTATTGATCTGTAGAATATGGCTTTTTGGTTTAATAAAGAACTAGCCTTCCTACACGCGCTTGCGAGTGTGCGGAAGTGCGTTTTATGTCAATTTGATAATTATTGTGAAATCTTTGTTAGTTTGATCAATTATTATATGATTTTCATAAACAACAACTGTACAAAATTCAAATAAAAATGACACAATTGAGTGAAATAGTAATCGAAAACAAAGTCAACCCACATATAAATTCCATTTTGAAATAAAGTTGACCAATAATTAGAAGTAAAGAAACATTAGCACATTACATTGTATTTAGATAAGTTGAATCCATCAATTGAATTAAAAGGGAATTAATTGTGAAAGCTTGCGGAAGTGCGGTTTCTGGTAATTTCATAATTATCGTGCGCTTTTTTTTTAATTCGATTAATTATTGTGCGGTTTTTATAAAAAATTAGCTCCTTGAAATCTAAATTTTTTTTTAAAAGAAAGCTGAACAATAATCAACCGCCAAGATTTGTAGAATTAGAAACATATAAAGAGTATCTATCAATACATGTCATATGTTGAACATTAGACAATACTAAAGTTAAGAAACATGAGCACATCACATTCGTTTTAGATATGTAAGTTGAACCCATAAATTGTATTAAAAAGGAATTAATTATGAACATTAACATTTTCAACATCAATTGTTGAGTGAATGAAGTCACAATATCAGTTTTGTACCATCAACCTAATTAAGATGAAAAGATTATTTTTAAAATCCATAGTTTAAATCTTAAAATGAAATAAGGGAACAATGAATAGAATGATTAAAGCAATGTTAGTCATAAACCAAACACAAATTATAATATGTTTGTTTTACTAACTACACGCAATTGACACCGATCAACACACAATTATTTGATTTTCTCTTATTATTATTATTATTGCTATTTTTTTTAAATGTAATTTTCTCTCATGCAAAACGAATAACATTGACCAAAAAAACTGAGTAGGAAAACAGAAAGAAAGAAAAAAATCAAGAGTCAAAACTGAAATTATAGTAAAAATAGAGGGGCAAATCTCAAATTAAAACTTGACGTGTAAAACTGAAATAAAAGAAAAATGGAGGGGCAGAACACAATAGAGGAAAAAACTGATGGAATGGCAAAACAGAGAAAAACGAAAAAATACAGGGGTAATTTCGAAAAACTGATTGAATGGCAAAACAGAGAAAAACGGAAAAATATAGGGGTAGTTTCGGGATGGCACTGTTTCGTGAACAGTAATCCCCCTCCCTATCCCTTTTATATATAGAGATATCAAACAAGCACATGGTCTACTTTGCAGATCAAAAGAAAAGAAAAAACATCACCAGAGTCAAAAATGGATTAGTTGTAATTGGTAAATAACACTACCTGAAAATAATTATCTGTTCCGGCTTCCTGTTGTTTGAAGTAGTATAAAAGTCTAGCAAAAGTTCCCTGTAAAGAGCAGGATCTATGTAAACAATTTCTTACTGCTATAGTAATGATTTGGGATAATTATACATTCAAAGAGAGATAGGAGTCAACCTGATTATGCCTTGGTCCTCTTTATCAGACACAGGTTTGAACAGATTAGCGATCATTTCTACTTTCGGTGATTGGGTACGAACTGCAGCTCGGTAACAAGAAATCAAAGGCCATTTCCTGGAACTGACCACCTAAAAAATTCCCATTTAAATCGGTAACATAATACAGCAACAGACTCTAAGAAAATGTGGAATATAAAGTAGTAAAATTTATGGGAAAAACTATTGTAATGTGCGGTACATAAAAAACTATAGCATGTAATGGGCAGTTGAGAAGATAAAATGTTACCGCTGCAATAGAAGGCACATCAGAACGCCCGGGTGAGCCATGTGACACATCCATGCCTAAAATCAGAGTGGGTGACTTGGAAACCAACGGCAGAGAAGGAGAATGCTCCACCATTAGCAAGGAGTTGATTCCATCAAGCTGCATATGGACAGACAAAACAAAGAAGTTCAAGATTACATTAAACTTAGACAATTGATAGCACCACATTATTTCCACAAGTGATATTACTGTCATTGGAATTTACCTTTGCATTAATTTTCAGGAGCACATTTGTGATGTACTGATCATTCACTTTAGTAGGTGCAATACACTGTGTTACAGTCCCAACTTCTGAAAGGCATTTCCTTTTCCATGGACCTAAAGTTGAGGAAATCACCAATACTCAAGTCCAATGTGTTGAGAGCAAGAATAGAAAAAGAGAATCGTGATCTAACCATATATGTCTGAATTCTTCCTCTCTGAAAGAATGCACAACAGAAACTTTGGAGGTCCTGGAAGTTTGGACTTAATGTATTCAAACATCTTTTCTACTCTAGTCAGAGCTGACTCACGCCTATTCTGATTACTTTCTTCAAACACATCAAATGGAGAGTCGATGGACTACAACAAAAGTATATCAGAATAACAAATAAACAGCAAAAAAGAATCTTAGGGTGCAATTCAGATAAATGGATCTCACATACAATTCCTTTCATGTTTCCACACTTTATCATAGTGTTGACCAGGTTGCGAACGTCACAGCGAGCAGAGAAATTTACAACAGCCCAGCGCTCTAGTTTTACAGGTTTTACTAATTTCTAAAAACAGGAAACTGAGTTAGATTCATCAGAAATATTTCAAAAATATGATACTGGTGAAGCAGAAGAATCATGGAAGATAGAGAACCTTATTGTTGAAGTTCCATCTCCCATTCCGAGGAGAAAAATCCTCTCCATTTCCCACTACCAACTGTGTCAAGTATCAATACATATATGAGATGAACATCCAAAGCATAATCAGCCAGGATGCCAGATCAGTTATAAAGGAAACAAGAATGATTGAGAATGCTTTACCCTTGGGGCTGGCAAAACACGGCCTTCAACCTGCATAAATTCTGTACCAATCGATATTCCAGAAGACTGAAGCATCATGTCAGCTTCATATTTACTGCTCTTCACTGCCTGAGAGAGCATATATACAATTTATATCTTAGCAAGTTTAGGGATATAGATAACACTATATATCATGTGGAGGGCAGAACTCACATCACGCAAAGTTGACATTCGCTCTTGGGGCTTCTGCCGAGACTTCTCCACTAGTGAAGCCCTTTGGAGATTGGATAAAGCCTTGGTATAGCGTTGCAAGGAAACCAAATTACAAAGCTACAGAGGAATGGAGAAATTATTAGTCAACTCTAGTATTCATTTTAACAGTATACTTCTGCAGATAATGTATCACCTCAATAGGAAAGTAAGACGGTTTCTTTGGTTTTCCAACATTGATGCAGGGAAAATCTGCTGAATCGCGTAACCTCATGTTCTTATGCTGGGCAAAGTATTCATAAACAGTGATCTCTTCTCCATCTCCATCCTGTCCTCGATTTGATTTCAGAAAGAACCTAGACACAGATGAAGAAGGGTAAGAATATTGTAGAATTTGCAGGGAATACAAGTATATACTGTATCAACAAACAAATGTGAGATGCTACAACTATTTCAAAATGGCATGTCATGAATGAAGGATGAAAGAGCGTACGTCAGTTGTTTGCAGGGTTTGTCACTCAATCCAGTGATTTTGTACTCCATCTTGGAGGCATAGGTTTCAACCTTTAGATTTTTTAGCATCCTCTTCGCCTATTATGAAAGAATGCAGTTCAAATCATGATATATGTCGCATGAATGAATCAAAACAATGAAGGACACCACCACTACCTTAATCCAATCAATCTGGTAAGGAGTTTTGACATTTTGGTTATCCATGAGGAAATTCAGAACAGGACCAGGTTTTACAATCATTGTTGTAGATACATCTACATTCCAACAAGGATAGTTATTAGCGAAGTAGAATAACTAAAAAAGCTAAGCCTTCAGTCTATTAGAAACTAACCCATATTCAGGGATAGGCCGCTTTGGGTGGCCCGGAAGCTTGAATGGAAACCCCTGCAGCCTAACACCCCTCCTCCCAACTCTATGAAGTTCCTTGGGTTGTTGTGGAAGAAAGACTGCAGAACAAGGAGACATCCCCTGGAGAGAAACAAAATTTTGGTACACCAAAAATAAGAGCAGAATGACTGAGGGAAATATTTACACTCGTGTACTTACTGCTTTGCTGCATTCTGCCGTATAATGATGTCAAGAACTCTAACTACTTCCTGAAAATGATCAGAGTCCTGACCTCGCAAGGCATTCGCAATTGCTTGCATTGAAATTTTGGCAGCAAAGTTGACCTGCACTTGTATTGTTTTAGATTGAAATGACTGCTTGACTCTCTTCCTATCGCCCTGACTCTCTTCGAGGGAGTAACTGCCTCCGGATACCCCATTCGTCCCAGACCTGTGTGGAAAATAACCACTGAGCCAATATCCGGAAGCAAATAGGAAGCAACAGAGATGCATACAAGTACCTGCTTGATGATATGTCATTCAGTACAACCGTGAATTCAAGTTGTTTACGAGGGAGTTGGCCAACAGTGAACAAGCTCTTCTCTCCATCATAAGCAAATTCCTTGTTTTCCAGCTCCAAGATATATGTCTCTTTAACTTTGTCAAGAACCTTGCGTCCAATGCCTTTCCCGTCAACTTCAGTTCCATCATCATATTGCATGGCAATCTATGCAAAAGACGAGGTAAATTATAAACATATCATCGATACTGCAAAATAGTGGGGCAGAAAGACAGAGTATAGGGAATTACACTATAATGGTAAAACTCAGTATTAGATTTGTTCAATCCCACTTTGAAGTGGTTGGTAACAAGTGAAATCTTTTGACCTTGAGATCCAATGCCAGGCCTTTTCATGGGAACTCGTTTTGGAGGAGCTGGTTTGTTAATTAATTCAAGAGGTTTTTCTCCTCCTACAATTGGGACAACATTTGGCGGAATGGGTGGAGGAGGGGGGAGTTCAGATCCTTCGGGATTTGAAGAACCCATTTCCTTGATCCTGTACAACAACATGAATGGCAATAACACAGCTTCGTAAAATGCAAGCAAATTTAAATGAAATTTCATAAGCTAATGACAAACTTGGAAATTAGTTATCTCTTAAAAATAAACTTTTTGACATGCCAACTTATGCTTACAAACAGGATTAAGAGACATTCCACACAACAGAAGATGTTTCAGGACAGAATGATACAACTCACTCAAGCAAAGCAAGTATGAAAATGATGATCTAAAGCAACTAATAACAACAAAATTACATGTCAATTCACTAAAGGGACTCATACACAGTGAACACAAGTTATCTGCCTAATAACTAACTACTTGTTGAGAATAGCATTGAAATGATCATGTTAGTTGAAAGCTAAGGATCGGAGGCCAAAAAATTCTGAATTCCAGTATAAGTTAAAAGTCTTATCAGGGTTTGTAGAAAACAAAAAGAAAAATGATAGAAATATTAGGAAAAGCAGCTGTTTATAGGTAAATGTAAAATGTAAAACAGAGAAAGAGGAAGCAAAAAGGCTAAAATAGACTAGGAGACTACTCTACCATACAGAACAGATACAAAGATATAGACTAATGAAATAGCCTCAGGTATTCAGACTTTACAACAGATCACTAACTAACACTTAACCAATTAATCTAGATCAAAGTATATGATGCATTTAAAA
Above is a window of Fragaria vesca subsp. vesca linkage group LG7, FraVesHawaii_1.0, whole genome shotgun sequence DNA encoding:
- the LOC101299332 gene encoding protein argonaute 4A-like; protein product: MGSSNPEGSELPPPPPIPPNVVPIVGGEKPLELINKPAPPKRVPMKRPGIGSQGQKISLVTNHFKVGLNKSNTEFYHYSIAMQYDDGTEVDGKGIGRKVLDKVKETYILELENKEFAYDGEKSLFTVGQLPRKQLEFTVVLNDISSSRSGTNGVSGGSYSLEESQGDRKRVKQSFQSKTIQVQVNFAAKISMQAIANALRGQDSDHFQEVVRVLDIIIRQNAAKQGCLLVLQSFFHNNPRNFIELGGGVLGCRGFHSSFRATQSGLSLNMDVSTTMIVKPGPVLNFLMDNQNVKTPYQIDWIKAKRMLKNLKVETYASKMEYKITGLSDKPCKQLTFFLKSNRGQDGDGEEITVYEYFAQHKNMRLRDSADFPCINVGKPKKPSYFPIELCNLVSLQRYTKALSNLQRASLVEKSRQKPQERMSTLRDAVKSSKYEADMMLQSSGISIGTEFMQVEGRVLPAPRLVVGNGEDFSPRNGRWNFNNKKLVKPVKLERWAVVNFSARCDVRNLVNTMIKCGNMKGISIDSPFDVFEESNQNRRESALTRVEKMFEYIKSKLPGPPKFLLCILSERKNSDIYGPWKRKCLSEVGTVTQCIAPTKVNDQYITNVLLKINAKLDGINSLLMVEHSPSLPLVSKSPTLILGMDVSHGSPGRSDVPSIAAVVSSRKWPLISCYRAAVRTQSPKVEMIANLFKPVSDKEDQGIIRELLLDFYTTSNNRKPEQIIIFRDGVSESQFNQVLNVELDQIIEACKFLDESWCPRFMVIIAQKNHHTKFFQASGSPDNVPPGTIIDNKVCHPKNNDFYLCSHAGMIGTTRPTHYHVLYDEVGFSADDLQELVHSLSYVYQRSTTAISVVAPVCYAHLAAAQMSQFVKFNDMSETASSQGGSGGVTVAGAVPVQELPRLHIKVANSMFFC